The sequence ACCCCCGACAACCTCCCCTGCTTCTATTCCCACTCGCCCTTCCTTCTCCTTTCTGAAAGCCTTTTTACTCATGACCACTGGGGGTATCACCTTAGTCACTTTGCTGATTTTAATTGGAATTTGGCGGGCAGGAACAGGCTTTTTTAGTTTAGTCGAAAGCCTGTTTAACGCGCCCCCTCCTCAGCCAGAAGTTGCCATGCCCACGCTGGTAGTGAATCAAATTCAAGGAGTGAGTGATTTAACAACAGCAGTGTTTACCATGGAAGCAATTGTTCCGACCCAACAAGACCGCAAGTTGGGGAATGTCACCCTCGGGACAACTCGGTTACTTTATATCGCTCAAGGGGAAGTCCGCGCAGGAGTTGATTTAAGCGCCATTACCGCAGAAGATATTGTGGTTAATGAAGAAACCGACAGTGTGGTCGTTAATATTCCCAGTGCTGAAATTTTAGACCATAACTTAAATGTCAATCACTCTCAGGTGTATGACTATGATCGCGGTTTTTTGAATTTAGGTCCAGATGTCGCCCCACAACTGCAAACTTTAGCGCAACAAAAGACCCTCGATAAAGTGTTGAGTGCTGCGTGTCAGCAAGGAATTTTAGACCAAGCGCGCGATCGCGCACAACTGACAATTAAAGAACTCTTAACCGCCAGTGGCTACAGCAATGTCAAGGTCGTTTCTGAGGTTTCTGCGAATCACCAGTGCGCGGTAAAATAGCTTTACATTAGATGGACAACAAGTAACTATGACAAACTCGGAAACAGTCAGTGAAACCCAACTTTCTGCTGAAGCCTATAAACAAAAAATGCAACGGCGGAAAGAAGTGCAAGAAGAACGATTAAAAGCGCGAACTAATGAAAAAGGCTTAATTGTCGTTAATACAGGACCTGGAAAAGGGAAAACCAGTGCAGCATTAGGGATGGTCGTGCGGTCTCTGGGTCATGGCTTTAAGGTCGCGATCGTCCAATTTATTAAAGGGGCGTGGGAACCTGCGGAAAAAAGAGTCTTTGAACAGTGGTCAGATCAACTGGTGTTTCACGCCATGGGAGAAGGCTTTACTTGGGAAACACAAGACCGCGATCGCGATACGGAAAAAGCCCAAGCTGCATGGGAAAAAAGTTTAACCTATATCCATGACTCGAACTATCGTTTAGTTTTACTCGATGAAATTAATGTTGCTTTGAAACTCGGCTATCTCGATGTCGCGACAGTCGTTGCAGGCTTAGCGGGAAAACCAGAAGACTCTCACGTCATTTTAACGGGTCGTGGTGCGCCCACAGAATTAATTGAAGCAGCAGACTTAGTGACCGAAATGAAACTGATTAAACATCCCTTCCGCGAACAAGGGGTCAAAGCCCAACCTGGAATTGAATTTTAAAGTCAAGTGACCAGTGACCAGTTATCAGTGACCAGTTATCAGTGACCAGTGACCAGTGACGAAATAACGAATAATAAATAACAATGCTTAAACTATATGGTGCAACCAGAAGTCGCGCCGCGATCGCGCGATGGTATTTAGAAGAACTGAAAGTTCCCTACGAATTTGTTGAACTGGATATGGCAAATGGGGAACATCGCAAACCACCATTTCTTGCTATTAACCCCATGGGAAAAGTTCCCGCGATTGAAGATAATGGCTTTTCTTTATGGGAGTCGGGAGCAATTCTTTTATATTTAGCCGATCACTACGAACCCGAACCACTAACTCCACAAAAACGGGCAATTCTGAATCAATGGATTTTATTTGCGAATTCAACCCTTAGCATTGGTATTTTTATCGAGAGTAACCGCGATAATGAAATGCCAAAACTCTTTCCCCCCTTAAACGATCATTTAACCCAACACGACTACTTAGTTGATGATCAATTTAGTGCTGCTGATGTTGCTGTCGGGGCTTATTTAGCTTATATGCCCAGAATGTTACAACTGGATTTTTCCGACTATCCTGCTATTGCTAAATATGTGGAAAATCTCTCCCAACGTCCTGCATTTAAAACAGGAATGGGCTTCTAAATCAAGTTTCTGGAGAGTGACCAAATAACAACGAACAAATAACATATGACTAATGACCAATGACCAATGACTAATGACTAATGACCAATGACTAATGACCAATGACCAATGACCAATGACCAATGACTACTCCTTAAGAATTGCTGATTTACCCACCACAGAAAGACCCCGAGAAAGACTCCTACAAATGGGGGCAAAAAACTTAGCAACGGCGGAATTAATTGCAATTTTATTAGGAACAGGACAAGGGGCTGGTAAACTATCAGCAGTTGGTTTAGGGCAGTATATTCTCCAACAATTAGGTTCTGATAAACGAGAACCCCTTGCCGTTTTAAGAGAAATTAGTCCTCAAGAATTAATGCAAATTCCAGGGGTGGGACCAGCAAAAGCAACCACCATTTCTGCTGCGGTGGAACTCGGAAAACGGGCGCATCAAGTTCGTCCCAATGAACGCACAATTATTGATAGTCCTGGCGCTGCTGCTGCTGCACTCAGTCAAGATTTAATGTGGCAAACTCAAGAACGATTTGCCGTTTTATTATTAGATGTTAAAAATCAACTTTTGGGCTTAAAAGTGATCACCATTGGCACCGCAACCGAAACCTTAGCCCACCCCCGAGATATTTTCCGCGAGATTATCCGACAGGGGGCAACCCGGGCAATAATTGCTCATAATCATCCCACGGGAAATGTTGAACCCAGCCCCGAAGATATCACCTTAACCGAACAATTATTACAAGCTGGACAACTGTTAAGTTTGCCCATTGTGGATCATTTAATCTTAGGGGATGGTAACTATCAAAGTTTAAGACAAATTACAAAAATTTGGGATCAGTTTCCGCAAGGAGATTAAAAATGTTAATCGCAAAAATTGCAGTTATTCTTTATGGTCTTCTTTCAATTGTTGGAGGCATAATGGGCTATAAAACGGCTCACAGTAAGGTGTCTTTAGTGTCTGGAGGCATTAGTGGTGTTCTCTTATTAATTGGGGGAATAGCAAGTTTCTTAGGACAAAGTTGGGGCTTAATTCTTGCTACCATCATCACCGCGATCTTGATCCTTGTCTTTCTGATCCGTCTCGTAAAAACTCAAAAATTTATGCCTGCGGGCTTAATGATAATTGGGGGGGTCATTGTCTTAGTCTTAACCCTTCCTCGGGTAGTTGGTTAAAAATTCCTCTCATTCCCGCTATGAAGAGTTTTAACCCTGATTATTACGCTATTTCTTAACCATTCTTAACGAAAATTATCTTCAGTTTAGTTTACGCTAATCTAATTAAGCCCTTTTTTAAGACGTTAACTCTAAAACTGATCTTGTCGTTTACAAAAGCAAAGCAACTTTAATATGAGCGTAGAACTAGCCACAATGTTGAAAGAAGGGACGAAAAAGTCCCACACGATGGCAGAAAATGTCGGCTTTGTCAAGTGTTTCCTGAAAGGAGTTGTGGAAAAAAACTCCTATCGTAATCTCGTCGCGAATCTTTATTTTGTCTATTCTGCGATGGAAGAAGAGATGGCAAAACATACCGAACATCCCATCGTCTCTAAAATTTACTTTCCTGAATTGAATCGCAAAGCAAGTTTAGAGGAAGATTTACAATATTACTTCGGCAGTAACTGGCGAGATACCGTTTCTCCTTCTCCTGCAGGTGAAGCCTATATTCAGCGTATTCGGGAAGTCTCTGCTGAATCCCCAGAATTACTAGTGGCGCACTCCTACACTCGCTACTTAGGTGACTTATCTGGGGGACAAATTCTCAAAGGCATTGCACAACGGGCGATGAACTTAGAAGAAGGCGCAGGAACGTCTTTCTATGAGTTTGATGCGATTTCTGATGAGAAAGCGTTCAAAAACACCTATCGTCAAGCCCTTAACGAGTTACCCATTGATCAAACGACAGCAGATCGCATTGTGGATGAAGCGAATGATGCGTTTGGCTTAAACATGAAGATGTTTAAAGAGTTAGAAGGGAATCTGATTAAAGGGATTGGAATTATGGTCTTTAATACCCTCACTCGTCGCAATCGATCGCGCAAAAATAAAAACAAAGAATTTGCAACAGCCGAATCGACAAACTAAGTTGGTTTCTCTGGTTGCGTGAATTCCGAATTTAAAGACAACCCAGTTGGTAGGGTGACAAGCGTTATCTTACGGACTGGTTGTTTGCTTGATCAAAACTGGAATCGGGTTTTACCAGATGGGATCATCAATGAGGTTAATCACAAATTTTTCCTCTTCGGGAATGGCACTAATACAAGCACAAAAGGGGGTGCCATCTTCTAATTCCACTTCGCAAGCATGACAAGACCCCATCATGCAGCCAGTGGGAATAAAAAGACCCGCCCGTTCCGCAACCTCTAACACGGGTTCACCGGGTTCGGCTTCAATCATCACATCATCGGGAAGAAAATGAACCTGTACACTCATTTTAATAAGGGGTTAAATCCAAATGGTTTTCTATTATATCGGTTACTGCGTCGAGAACTTCTTCACGTTGTTGGCGATGGTGAGGAACATTAGTTTCAAGGGGAAAAAGTCCTTTTTTCTGCCGTAACTGGTTCAGCCATTGTCTGCGCCATGTCCCATTTTCAAACAGTCCATGTAAATAACATCCCCAAACGGATTGATCAGAATTAACATAGCCTAATTCTGCATCCTCAAATAAGGGCGTTAAGGTCTCTGACTGGGTTGTGAAAGCAGTTCGTCCTTGATGAATCTCATATCCCGTAATAGGACTCTCACTTTCTGGAAAAATACTTTTAACGGTGCGCTGGCGAGTCATTTTTTCAGAAGTAATCGTTGTTTTAAGGGGGAATAACCCTAAACCGTTATAGTTTCCCGCTTCTCCTTCTAAGCCATCGGGGTCACTTAAGGTTTCTCCCAAGATTTGAAAGCCACCACAGATTCCAAAAATAACTCCTCCGTTTTTCGCGTAGGCTTGTAGCGCCGATGCCATTCCCGTCGTTTGTAAGGCTTGTAAGTCAGCAATCGTGGTTTTAGAACCGGGGAGGATTACGGCATCAGGATTTCCCAGTGTATCTTGTGGGCGAACATAGCGCATATTAACACTGGTTTCGGCTTCTAAAGGGTCAAAGTCAGTAAAATTGGAAATCTTAGAGAGATGAATCACCGCGATCGTTAAATCGGTGTTGCGTTTGCGTCCCCGTCTTTCTAATAAATCTAAGGAGTCTTCGGCGGGAAAGACTTGTTGCAAGTAGGGAATTACCCCGACCACAGGAATCCCTGTA comes from Halothece sp. PCC 7418 and encodes:
- a CDS encoding 2Fe-2S iron-sulfur cluster-binding protein: MSVQVHFLPDDVMIEAEPGEPVLEVAERAGLFIPTGCMMGSCHACEVELEDGTPFCACISAIPEEEKFVINLIDDPIW
- a CDS encoding DUF4230 domain-containing protein, which encodes MVQTSETSTLENSGYSSEQPLPPTTSPASIPTRPSFSFLKAFLLMTTGGITLVTLLILIGIWRAGTGFFSLVESLFNAPPPQPEVAMPTLVVNQIQGVSDLTTAVFTMEAIVPTQQDRKLGNVTLGTTRLLYIAQGEVRAGVDLSAITAEDIVVNEETDSVVVNIPSAEILDHNLNVNHSQVYDYDRGFLNLGPDVAPQLQTLAQQKTLDKVLSAACQQGILDQARDRAQLTIKELLTASGYSNVKVVSEVSANHQCAVK
- the cobQ gene encoding cobyric acid synthase CobQ, encoding MTQALMVVGATSHAGKSLLCAAICRMLSRRGWRVSPFKGQNMALNAYVTDAGDEIGYAQAVQAWAAGVEPTVEMNPILLKPQGDMTSQVILNGKAVGRTQAQQYYEQYFDRGWEAIKTALGKLQQKYDYIVCEGAGSPAEINLMHRDLTNMRVAEYLNADTLLVVDIERGGSFAHIIGTLKILKHANAGHHLVKGILINKFRGQESILQPGIDWVENYTGIPVVGVIPYLQQVFPAEDSLDLLERRGRKRNTDLTIAVIHLSKISNFTDFDPLEAETSVNMRYVRPQDTLGNPDAVILPGSKTTIADLQALQTTGMASALQAYAKNGGVIFGICGGFQILGETLSDPDGLEGEAGNYNGLGLFPLKTTITSEKMTRQRTVKSIFPESESPITGYEIHQGRTAFTTQSETLTPLFEDAELGYVNSDQSVWGCYLHGLFENGTWRRQWLNQLRQKKGLFPLETNVPHHRQQREEVLDAVTDIIENHLDLTPY
- a CDS encoding TMEM14 family protein, with amino-acid sequence MLIAKIAVILYGLLSIVGGIMGYKTAHSKVSLVSGGISGVLLLIGGIASFLGQSWGLILATIITAILILVFLIRLVKTQKFMPAGLMIIGGVIVLVLTLPRVVG
- the cobO gene encoding cob(I)yrinic acid a,c-diamide adenosyltransferase, with translation MTNSETVSETQLSAEAYKQKMQRRKEVQEERLKARTNEKGLIVVNTGPGKGKTSAALGMVVRSLGHGFKVAIVQFIKGAWEPAEKRVFEQWSDQLVFHAMGEGFTWETQDRDRDTEKAQAAWEKSLTYIHDSNYRLVLLDEINVALKLGYLDVATVVAGLAGKPEDSHVILTGRGAPTELIEAADLVTEMKLIKHPFREQGVKAQPGIEF
- a CDS encoding glutathione S-transferase family protein; the protein is MLKLYGATRSRAAIARWYLEELKVPYEFVELDMANGEHRKPPFLAINPMGKVPAIEDNGFSLWESGAILLYLADHYEPEPLTPQKRAILNQWILFANSTLSIGIFIESNRDNEMPKLFPPLNDHLTQHDYLVDDQFSAADVAVGAYLAYMPRMLQLDFSDYPAIAKYVENLSQRPAFKTGMGF
- a CDS encoding heme oxygenase (biliverdin-producing) — protein: MSVELATMLKEGTKKSHTMAENVGFVKCFLKGVVEKNSYRNLVANLYFVYSAMEEEMAKHTEHPIVSKIYFPELNRKASLEEDLQYYFGSNWRDTVSPSPAGEAYIQRIREVSAESPELLVAHSYTRYLGDLSGGQILKGIAQRAMNLEEGAGTSFYEFDAISDEKAFKNTYRQALNELPIDQTTADRIVDEANDAFGLNMKMFKELEGNLIKGIGIMVFNTLTRRNRSRKNKNKEFATAESTN
- the radC gene encoding DNA repair protein RadC; this translates as MTNDYSLRIADLPTTERPRERLLQMGAKNLATAELIAILLGTGQGAGKLSAVGLGQYILQQLGSDKREPLAVLREISPQELMQIPGVGPAKATTISAAVELGKRAHQVRPNERTIIDSPGAAAAALSQDLMWQTQERFAVLLLDVKNQLLGLKVITIGTATETLAHPRDIFREIIRQGATRAIIAHNHPTGNVEPSPEDITLTEQLLQAGQLLSLPIVDHLILGDGNYQSLRQITKIWDQFPQGD